The nucleotide window CCGCCGCGCTGCCAGCCGCACGCCCAGCCGCACCGCCGGCCGCACCGCCGGCCGCACCCAGCGACCCCGCGGTCGCCCCGCAGCCCACGGTCCTGCGGATGCTCCAGATGAACCTCTGCAACAGTGGCCGCGCCGGCTGCTACACCGGCCGGGCGATGGCCAGGGCCGCCGAGGTGATCACCGCCCAGGCACCCGATGTGGTCACTCTCAACGAGATCTGCGCGGGCAACCTGACCGCCCTGCGGCGCGTCTTCCAGGCCGTCCACCCCGGCCGGACCGTCGTGGGCGCGTTCCAGGCCGCCGGCGACCGCCCGAGCGGGGACGACACGCGCTGCAGCAACGGCCAACGGTTCGGCATCGGGTTGCTGACCCATGTGCAGACGCCGAGCCCCCCTGCCAGGGTGTACGCCGGAACCCACCCGACGCAGGACCTCGCGGACCCCGAGGAACGAGCCTGGCTCTGCGTCGACGTCGACGGCGCCCTGCTCGCCTGCACCACGCACCTGTCGGCCACCGGCGGCTACCGCGTCGCGCTCGCCCAGTGCGACCACCTGCTCGGCACCATCCTGCCGACGATCAGCCGCGACGCCGGGTACGAGCCCACCGTGCTGGGCGGCGACCTCAACCTGCTCGCCGGCCACGACCCCGACGTGCGGTCCTGCACACCGCGGGGCCATCAGCGGGTCGACGACGGCGGACTGCAACACATCATGGCGACCCCCGACATCAAGCTCTGCTGTCGCAGAACGGTGCCCATGAACGGGGCGACCGACCACCCCGGGCTGTTGGTCACCCTCACCATCGACGGCAGCCGACCGGGCCGGCGGCCGGCCTGATCCGCCACCGCGCCGTGCGCGGAGGGGGCGGGCCGGCCGCACGCCATCAGCGCGGCGGCGTGTCCCGGCGAGACGGGAACGGCGTACCCGGCTGACCGAGGGTGGAGCGGGCGCGCAACCCGACCGGGTCGGGAGCAGCGGTCGGCGTCGCGGGCGCCGGTTCCGAGAGCCGCCGCCCGTCCAGGTACGCGGTGGCGGCCCGGTCGTCGTCGGTCGGGGCGGCGAGCAGCGCGTAGAGCAGACCGACCACCCCGAATACCACCGCCAGCACGATCGGCACCAGCAGGGTGCTCACCCCGGCGCCCGTCACCTCACCCGTCCGCTCGTGGCGGTGCACCGACAGGGCGCTCATGCCGGTGAAGTGCATCCCGTTGACCGCGACCCCCATGACCAGCGCGGAGGCGAAGATCGCCAAGCCCCGCCGGACAGTCATCGCGAGCCACAGTGCGACGGTGGACGCCACCACGGCGATGACCACCGAGAGCACGACCCGGACCGTGTCGTAGTCGAGGCTGCCGTTGAGGCGCATGGCGGCCATTCCGGTGTAGTGCATGGAGGCCACGCCGGCACCGGTGAAGACACCGCCGGCGATCAGTCGTACCGGATTCAGCCGGCCGGTGCCCACGATGGCCAGGCCGATACCGACCGCCACCACGGCGATGGCCGTGCTGGCCGCGGTCAACGGCACGTCGTAGCGGATCCGGGTGTTCTCGACGGCGAAGCCGAGCATGGCCATGAAGTGCATCGCCCAGATGGCGGTGCCGCCCAGCGCCCAGGCCGACAGCAGGCCCCACCACGCCCGCTGACCGTTCGTCCGAGCCGTGCGGATGCGCCCCGCGCAGACCAGACCGAGAATCGAACCGAGCACGGACAGCGCATAGCTCAGCGCGGGTGTGATCCACCCGTACTCAAAGTGATTGATCTCCGCCACGGCGGCTTTCTCCCCATTCGTTACCGACGCGTCAACAAGACGCCTCGGCAATGATCAGGGGTGCCGTGATCAGGCGCAACAGTGCCCCCCGAGCCATCCGAGGGGTGCTATTGCGGTAACCGTCCGCTGCGTCGATTTCACCGACGATAATGACTGAGCGTAATTGTCAGGCCGACGTGTGGTATGCGAGAACGCCCCGATTGACGGCCGCTATAGCCTGTCGAGCCGTCGATCGCAGCTCCGTTGTGGCACCACCCGAGTCGGCAATCTGACCGAGCAGGTCGACGACCTGTCGGGCCCACCGGACGAAGTCACCGGCGGGCATCTCACCATCGATCTCGTGCCCGCTGCCGAGCACCTTGGCCAACGCCTCGCCCCGCGCCCACCGGTAGACGGGCCAGGCGAAACCGAGATCCGGCTCCCGGGTCGCGGTCAGCCCCCGCGCCGCCTCGTCGGCCTCGATCTCCCCCCACAGCTTCAGCGTCTCGTCCACCGCGTCGGCCACCGGGCCACGCGGCAGCGACGCCCGCTCGTCGACATCACGGCGCGCCTCGAACACCACCACGGACACCGCGGCGGCCAACTCGGCCGGGGACAGCCCGTTCCACACCCCCCGGCGCAGGCACTCCGCGACCAGCAGGTCCGCCTCGGTCCAGATCCGGCCCAGCATCCGACCGGCGTCGGTGACCGCGCCGTCGCGGGCGAGGTAACCCCTATCGGTCAGCAACGCCACGATCCGGTCGAACGTCCGGGCGAGGGACCCCGTACGACCACTGACGCGCTCGCGCAGCTCCTCGGTGTCGCGCTCCAGCCGCCGACGTCGCTCCGCCCAGCGGGCGTGCTCCTCCCGCTCGGGGCAGGCGTGGCAGGGGTGGTGGCGCAGCTCGGTGCGCAGCTGGGTGATCTGGTGGTCCTCGCCGGTCACCTGCCGGGAACGGCCCCCGCGCCGGCCGCCGTGCCGGTCCAGGCCGGTGCCGCTGACCTCGGCGGCGAGATCCCGCCGGGCGGCCGGGGACCGGTGGTTGAAGTGCTTGGGCACCCGGACCCGGGCCAGCACCTCGGCCGGAGTGGTGAAGTCGCCGGGGCTGACCCGCCCCGCCCAACGGTCCTGGGTGAGCACCAGCGGCCGAGGCTCACCGAACCCGCCGGTCGCCGGGTCCAACACCACGGCCAGGCCGGCCCGCCGACCCGACGGCACCCGGATCACGTCGCCGACCCGCAGCCGCTCCAACGAGGCCACCGCGGCGGCCTTGCGCTGGGTCTGCCCCTGCCGGGCGATCGCCTTCTCCCGGTCGGCGATCGCCACCCGCAGCGCGAAGTACTCGTCGAAGTCGCCGTGGTGGCAGGCGGCCTCCACGCCGTACGCCTCGATGGTCTCGGTGTTGCGCTGCACCTGCCGGGCCAGACCGACCACCGACCGGTCCGCCTGGAACTGGGCGAACGAGGACTCCAGCAGGGCCCGGGCCGGCTCCGCGCCGACCGTGCCGACCAGGTTCACTGCCATGTTGTACGACGGCCGGAAGCTGGAGCGCAGCGGGTAGGTGCGGGTGGACGCGAGCCCGGCCACCTGCCGTGGGTCGGTCTCCGGGGACCACACCACGACGGCGTGCCCCTCCACGTCGATGCCACGGCGGCCGGCGCGCCCGGTGAGCTGCGTGTACTCCCCCGGGGTCAGGTCGACGTGCGCCTCGCCGTTGTACTTGACCAGCCGTTCCAGCACCACGCAGCGGGCCGGCATGTTGATGCCCAACGCCAGCGTCTCGGTGGCGAAGACGGCCTTGACCAGGCCCCGGACGAACAGCTCCTCGACGATCTCCTTGAACACCGGCAGCATGCCGGCGTGGTGGGCGGCCAGGCCGCGTTCCAGGCCGTCCAGCCACTCCCAGTAGCCCAGGACCGACAGGTCCTCGCCGGGAATGGCGGTGACCCGGGACTCGACGACCCGGCGGATCTCGGCCCGCTCCTCCGCCGAGGTGAGCCGCAGCCCGGCGGCGAGACACTGCTGCACCGCGGCGGCGCAACCGGCCCGGCTGAAGATGAACAGGATCGCCGGCAGCAGACCCTCCCGGTCCAGCCGGTCGACGATGTCCGGGCGCAACGGGCCACGCCAGCGCGGGCCACGCCGGCCGGCGCCGGGCCCCGCGCTGCGGCCCTCGCCCAACTCCAGCCGCCGCGCGGTCTCCCGGGTGTAGCGCAGCAACTCCGGGTGCACATCGTGCTTGCGGGCGGCGTCGGCGTCGTGGAACAGGTCGAACATCCGCTTGTTCACCAGCATGTGCTGCCACAACGGCACCGGCCGGTGCTCGCTGACCACCACTGCGGTCTCGCCGCGCACGGTGACCAGCCAGTCGGCGAACTCCTCGGCGTTGGAGACTGTCGCCGACAACGAGATCAGGGTGACCGAGGCGGGCAGGTGAATGATCACCTCTTCCCACACCCCACCGCGGAACCGGTCGGCCAGGTAGTGCACCTCGTCCATCACCACGTACGCGAGGCCCTGGAGGGTGCTGGAGCCCGCGTAGAGCATGTTGCGCAGCACCTCGGTGGTCATCACCACCACCGGCGCGTCGCCGTTGATCGCGTTGTCGCCGGTCAGCAGGCCGACCTGCTCGGCGCCGTACCGGGCAACGAGGTCGTGGTACTTCTGGTTGGACAACGCCTTGATCGGCGTGGTGTAGAAGCACTTGCGCCGGGCCGGCGGGTTCGTCGCGTCGGCGGCGGGCACCGGATCGTTGGGCCGCCCGCGCAACGCCAGGTGGACGGCGAACTCCCCGACCACCGTCTTACCGGCGCCGGTCGGCGCGCAGACCAGCACACCGCTGCCCCGCTCCAGCGACTGACACGCCTCCCGCTGGAAGTCGTCGAGGTCGAACCCCAGCTCAAGGGCGAACTCGTCCAGCGCCGGAAACTGTGCTGCTTGTGCGGCCTTGCGGCGCGCCGCTGCGTACCGCTCGGCGGGGCTCGACATGGCACCAAGATTAGTGCGTGCCGAGTCGCGCCACCCCACAAGGCCGTCCGGAGGCGCGGTCGGGGGCGGTCGGTAGGGTGCACGGCGTGCCGGACCATGCCGAACCGCCCCAGACCAGTCCGCCGGGCACCGCCGAGGCGCCCGCCGCCCGCCGGGCGTCCCGACGCCCTGTCAAGGCGGTGCTCTTCGACTTCCACGGCACCCTGGCCCAGGTGGAGGATTCCCAACGGTGGGTGCTGGAGGCCGCGGCGGCGTGCGGCGTCACCCTGGACCGGGTCCGCGCCACCTCGCTGGCCGACCGACTGCTGACCGCCGGCCGCGCCGGCGGGCCACTGCCGGCGCGGGTGCCACCCCGACTGGCCGAACTGTGGGCCGACCGGGACCTCTACCAACACGCCCACCGGGGCGCGTACACCGGGCTGGCCGAGACCGTCGACGCCGGTATCGACGGCTTCGCCGACGCGCTCTACGAGCGCCTGCTGACCGCCGAGGGCTGGCTACCGTACGCCGACGCCGCCCCCACGCTGACCGCTCTGCGCGACGCCGGGGTGCCGGTGGCGGTGGTCAGCAACATCGGCTTCGACCTGCGGCCACACTTCGACGCCTGGGGGCTGACCGACCTGGTCGGCGCCTTCGTGCTCTCGTACGAGGTGGGGCGCTGCAAACCCGACCCGGCGATCTTCTGGCGTGCCTGCGGGATGCTGGGCGTCGACCCGGAACAGACCCTGATGGTCGGCGACACCCCGGCGGACGCGGGCGCGGTTGCCGCCGGCTGCTCGGCGCTGGTGCTCCCGGCCGCCGAGCCGGGCCGGGAGAACGGGCTGGGCGCGGTGCTCGACCTCGCCCTGCCGGCCTGAACCCGCCGCGCTGTGCCGTCAGCCGGGAATGTGAATCACCGGTAGCTCGTCGCCGTACCGGGCCTCCCCGGTGAGGATCGAGGCGTCGTGTTCGAGGACGGCCATCGCCGTGGTGGCCAGGTCAGCACGTCCCGTCACCGTCCGCCAGAAGCTGAGTTCGTGCCAGGAGTGACCCTCGGTCGAGAGCACCGCACAGGCGTCCAGGTCCAGCAGCCGGTGCAGAGTCGCTCGTTCCTTCGGGTCGTTGACGATCGCCAGGGCCTCCGCCGCGGTCACGGCGGTGACGCCGAACCTGTTGCGGTCCTGGATGACCTCGTGCAGCGGCTCCCCGACATGCACCGACCCCGCCAGGTACGCCAGCAGTGCCGACCGGTCCAGCACGAGCCGCACCGGTCGGTCGTCCTCGGGGCTCACGCGGCCGGTTGTTCGGGCGTTCCGGCGGCGGCGTCCAGCGCGTGCTGGCGGACCCGCTCGCGAAGGGCGCTACGGCGCTCCGGCGACCAGTCGGCCTCCACGGCGGCCCGGCGGGCGCGTGCCTCGGCCACGCCCTGCTCGGTGATCGGGATGCCCTGGTGAGCCAGCTCCGCGTCCAGGGCGTCCAGCCGCATCCGGTCACGGACGGCCTGGGTGATGTAGGCGCTGGCGTTGGACTCCCGCTCCAGGCGCTCAGCCACGTCAGGTGGCACGGAGATCGATAGTTTCCGCATCGCGCTCGTCATACCAGGAACCGTACGCCGGTAGCACCGCGGGTGGCGAACATCTACGGCCGTGTTGGCTGTGCGGTCTCGCGGCGCACGGCCACAGCGGTCGGAACCTCGCGGCGCCACCCCGGATACCCCGGTGCCGAGCGGCGAGACACCGCCGCTCGGCACCGGGGCCAGGGCTATCAGCCGGTTCGAGCGGCAGCGAAGCCGACCCGGGCCACGAACCGAGCGGGAAGACGCGCCTTTCGGCAGGTGGACGCCGCCGCGAGGTGGCCGGACCTGAGCGCCTACCG belongs to Micromonospora ureilytica and includes:
- a CDS encoding HAD family hydrolase codes for the protein MPDHAEPPQTSPPGTAEAPAARRASRRPVKAVLFDFHGTLAQVEDSQRWVLEAAAACGVTLDRVRATSLADRLLTAGRAGGPLPARVPPRLAELWADRDLYQHAHRGAYTGLAETVDAGIDGFADALYERLLTAEGWLPYADAAPTLTALRDAGVPVAVVSNIGFDLRPHFDAWGLTDLVGAFVLSYEVGRCKPDPAIFWRACGMLGVDPEQTLMVGDTPADAGAVAAGCSALVLPAAEPGRENGLGAVLDLALPA
- a CDS encoding endonuclease/exonuclease/phosphatase family protein, yielding MAARSYRFLRRTVVVGCLVAAAALPAARPAAPPAAPPAAPSDPAVAPQPTVLRMLQMNLCNSGRAGCYTGRAMARAAEVITAQAPDVVTLNEICAGNLTALRRVFQAVHPGRTVVGAFQAAGDRPSGDDTRCSNGQRFGIGLLTHVQTPSPPARVYAGTHPTQDLADPEERAWLCVDVDGALLACTTHLSATGGYRVALAQCDHLLGTILPTISRDAGYEPTVLGGDLNLLAGHDPDVRSCTPRGHQRVDDGGLQHIMATPDIKLCCRRTVPMNGATDHPGLLVTLTIDGSRPGRRPA
- a CDS encoding DEAD/DEAH box helicase, with the translated sequence MSSPAERYAAARRKAAQAAQFPALDEFALELGFDLDDFQREACQSLERGSGVLVCAPTGAGKTVVGEFAVHLALRGRPNDPVPAADATNPPARRKCFYTTPIKALSNQKYHDLVARYGAEQVGLLTGDNAINGDAPVVVMTTEVLRNMLYAGSSTLQGLAYVVMDEVHYLADRFRGGVWEEVIIHLPASVTLISLSATVSNAEEFADWLVTVRGETAVVVSEHRPVPLWQHMLVNKRMFDLFHDADAARKHDVHPELLRYTRETARRLELGEGRSAGPGAGRRGPRWRGPLRPDIVDRLDREGLLPAILFIFSRAGCAAAVQQCLAAGLRLTSAEERAEIRRVVESRVTAIPGEDLSVLGYWEWLDGLERGLAAHHAGMLPVFKEIVEELFVRGLVKAVFATETLALGINMPARCVVLERLVKYNGEAHVDLTPGEYTQLTGRAGRRGIDVEGHAVVVWSPETDPRQVAGLASTRTYPLRSSFRPSYNMAVNLVGTVGAEPARALLESSFAQFQADRSVVGLARQVQRNTETIEAYGVEAACHHGDFDEYFALRVAIADREKAIARQGQTQRKAAAVASLERLRVGDVIRVPSGRRAGLAVVLDPATGGFGEPRPLVLTQDRWAGRVSPGDFTTPAEVLARVRVPKHFNHRSPAARRDLAAEVSGTGLDRHGGRRGGRSRQVTGEDHQITQLRTELRHHPCHACPEREEHARWAERRRRLERDTEELRERVSGRTGSLARTFDRIVALLTDRGYLARDGAVTDAGRMLGRIWTEADLLVAECLRRGVWNGLSPAELAAAVSVVVFEARRDVDERASLPRGPVADAVDETLKLWGEIEADEAARGLTATREPDLGFAWPVYRWARGEALAKVLGSGHEIDGEMPAGDFVRWARQVVDLLGQIADSGGATTELRSTARQAIAAVNRGVLAYHTSA
- a CDS encoding MHYT domain-containing protein, encoding MAEINHFEYGWITPALSYALSVLGSILGLVCAGRIRTARTNGQRAWWGLLSAWALGGTAIWAMHFMAMLGFAVENTRIRYDVPLTAASTAIAVVAVGIGLAIVGTGRLNPVRLIAGGVFTGAGVASMHYTGMAAMRLNGSLDYDTVRVVLSVVIAVVASTVALWLAMTVRRGLAIFASALVMGVAVNGMHFTGMSALSVHRHERTGEVTGAGVSTLLVPIVLAVVFGVVGLLYALLAAPTDDDRAATAYLDGRRLSEPAPATPTAAPDPVGLRARSTLGQPGTPFPSRRDTPPR